A genomic region of Candidatus Thorarchaeota archaeon contains the following coding sequences:
- a CDS encoding aminopeptidase, with protein sequence MDPRVAEHARIIVEWSAEIKKGDKVIIRATPETQELVVALNRELARVGAHPVTLMELEEASRAYIDAASEETLQEIPDHVKALYENSDAIVMIRSPANTRAMAGADQRKLVTLSKAMRPMSNVILSKRWTVTVHPCNSLAQQANMSLEEYRDFVYGATLLDWKEESKLMYVLKEHLERHSDVRFVGPETDLYAKTEGRIWIASDGKHNLPSGEVFTAPIEDTVEGKIFFDIPFMQRGKVIQGVRLTFEKGEVVDFSAEKEEATLKSIIETDEGSRRLGEMAIGTNRGIQKYTLNMLFDEKIGDTIHCALGNAYKECNGRNESAVHVDMIKSMKEGEVIAGDEVIYSKGKYLWEM encoded by the coding sequence ATGGACCCACGAGTTGCCGAACATGCAAGGATAATTGTTGAGTGGAGCGCTGAGATCAAGAAAGGCGATAAGGTCATCATCCGAGCCACTCCTGAAACTCAAGAACTGGTTGTCGCACTGAACCGTGAGCTCGCACGGGTAGGAGCGCATCCTGTAACATTAATGGAGTTGGAAGAGGCATCAAGAGCATATATTGATGCAGCAAGTGAAGAGACCCTTCAAGAAATACCAGACCATGTAAAGGCTCTATACGAGAATAGCGATGCGATTGTCATGATCCGATCCCCGGCCAATACAAGAGCGATGGCTGGAGCAGATCAGAGAAAATTGGTCACTCTCAGTAAAGCGATGCGACCGATGTCCAACGTCATTCTCTCTAAACGATGGACCGTGACTGTCCACCCATGCAACTCTCTTGCACAACAGGCCAACATGAGCCTTGAAGAATACAGGGACTTCGTATACGGTGCCACTCTCCTTGATTGGAAAGAAGAGAGCAAATTGATGTATGTCCTCAAGGAACATTTGGAGCGCCACAGCGATGTCAGATTCGTCGGCCCTGAAACCGATCTCTATGCAAAGACCGAAGGCAGGATTTGGATCGCGTCTGACGGCAAACACAACCTTCCAAGTGGTGAGGTCTTCACCGCACCTATAGAGGACACCGTGGAAGGCAAGATCTTTTTCGATATCCCATTCATGCAGAGGGGCAAGGTCATTCAGGGAGTCCGCCTGACATTTGAGAAGGGAGAGGTTGTCGATTTCTCAGCAGAAAAAGAAGAGGCCACCTTGAAATCGATCATCGAGACCGATGAGGGATCCCGTAGACTCGGTGAGATGGCAATAGGGACTAACCGAGGAATCCAGAAGTACACCCTTAACATGCTCTTTGATGAGAAGATCGGTGACACTATTCATTGTGCACTCGGCAATGCATACAAAGAATGCAACGGCCGTAATGAGAGTGCCGTACATGTTGACATGATAAAGAGCATGAAAGAAGGCGAGGTCATCGCTGGCGACGAAGTGATCTACTCCAAAGGCAAGTACCTCTGGGAAATGTAA
- a CDS encoding pyridoxamine 5'-phosphate oxidase family protein, protein MTRDFKYIEKQIRKKTFGIIGTVDEKNRPHTTGVLYGVSHPSEPFAIYVATGAAYKKTRNIRQNHNVSFAIPFPHHALWFVPASMIFFQGIAEILPPNDEAARRAFSTKWILRGNIKMGEENEMNAVFIRVRPIEKIHVFGVGISMMRMMRNAEEGVYSVRVPKDRT, encoded by the coding sequence ATGACACGGGACTTCAAGTACATAGAGAAACAAATTCGGAAGAAGACATTTGGGATCATTGGCACTGTCGATGAAAAAAATAGACCTCATACAACAGGAGTACTCTATGGCGTATCACATCCGAGTGAGCCGTTTGCTATCTACGTTGCGACGGGAGCCGCATACAAGAAGACAAGGAACATTCGACAAAATCATAATGTGTCGTTTGCAATACCGTTCCCACATCACGCACTCTGGTTTGTGCCAGCATCAATGATCTTTTTTCAGGGAATTGCGGAGATCTTGCCTCCGAATGATGAGGCTGCAAGAAGAGCGTTCTCAACAAAATGGATTCTGCGAGGTAACATCAAGATGGGCGAGGAAAACGAGATGAATGCGGTCTTTATCAGGGTCAGGCCAATCGAGAAAATCCATGTGTTCGGTGTGGGAATCAGTATGATGAGGATGATGAGAAACGCAGAAGAGGGAGTTTATTCAGTTCGTGTCCCCAAGGACAGGACGTAA
- a CDS encoding cob(I)yrinic acid a,c-diamide adenosyltransferase translates to MARRIYTRNGDDGTTRLLSGEEIAKDSVHVEAYGTVDELMAVLGVAKVFAQKRLADYIQSIQASLSNIAAELAVDPTTGTDILSKIPRISAEDVEELEHIADELSEELPPLSKFIIPGGTKAASFLHQARTVCRRAERRVVAMRKDYKINQEIIKYLNRLSDLLFVMSRHANLGHEE, encoded by the coding sequence ATGGCAAGGCGAATTTACACACGCAATGGTGATGACGGGACTACAAGACTTCTCTCGGGAGAAGAGATCGCAAAGGATAGTGTCCACGTTGAAGCATACGGAACCGTGGATGAACTCATGGCGGTCCTTGGTGTCGCAAAAGTATTTGCACAGAAACGGCTTGCGGACTATATTCAGTCTATCCAAGCAAGTCTCTCAAACATAGCAGCCGAACTGGCAGTGGATCCAACAACTGGAACGGACATCCTCTCAAAGATCCCCAGAATCTCGGCAGAAGATGTTGAGGAACTGGAACATATTGCTGATGAACTGTCCGAGGAATTACCGCCACTCTCCAAGTTCATCATCCCCGGTGGGACCAAAGCTGCGTCATTTCTCCATCAAGCAAGGACTGTTTGCAGAAGAGCAGAACGTCGAGTAGTTGCCATGAGGAAAGACTACAAGATCAATCAAGAGATCATCAAATACCTGAACAGACTCTCGGATCTTCTGTTTGTGATGAGCAGACATGCAAATCTTGGCCATGAAGAATGA
- a CDS encoding dihydrodipicolinate reductase yields MGEPFRVLQVGLGSIGVKIAENIIRRENLELKAVVDISPDLRGQTVEGLLSIQEDTRTPIYGDLQEAIDAIGPVDAALVATSSSLKTVAPTIKTCLEAGMDVVSICEQLSFPHTRYPEISKDLDETAKKTERSVLGTGINPGFLMDTLPILLSAPIKHVDSIRVTRVINSSKRRKSFQLKIGTGMTVEQFRDAISTGKITGHVGLSESLWMVNAALNLGLDEIVEIPPEPVLTEKEVTTPIVSVKKGDVIGLKSVGLGKRNGETIVTLDFTAHAGAEPEYDAVEINGEPSITQRIEGGVHGDNGTIAMALNMIPLVIRAAPGLYTMKDLPCPRNTERLWRDE; encoded by the coding sequence ATGGGAGAACCATTTAGAGTCTTGCAGGTTGGTCTTGGCTCAATAGGTGTCAAGATCGCGGAGAACATCATTAGAAGAGAGAATCTAGAACTCAAGGCAGTAGTCGATATAAGTCCGGATCTGAGAGGACAGACCGTTGAAGGCCTACTCTCGATCCAAGAGGACACAAGGACACCCATCTATGGAGACCTCCAAGAGGCGATCGATGCCATTGGCCCTGTTGATGCAGCATTAGTTGCGACTTCATCATCATTGAAGACTGTGGCCCCCACGATTAAGACCTGCCTCGAGGCCGGAATGGATGTTGTATCGATCTGCGAACAGCTCTCATTCCCACATACGCGATACCCTGAGATCTCAAAGGACTTGGACGAGACCGCAAAGAAAACAGAGAGATCGGTCCTTGGGACCGGAATCAATCCCGGATTTCTCATGGACACGCTTCCAATTCTACTATCTGCACCTATCAAGCATGTCGATTCAATTAGAGTGACACGAGTCATCAACTCTAGCAAGAGAAGAAAATCATTCCAGCTGAAGATCGGCACGGGTATGACGGTCGAACAGTTTCGTGATGCCATTAGCACCGGGAAGATAACGGGACATGTAGGTCTCAGTGAATCGCTCTGGATGGTAAATGCGGCATTGAATCTTGGACTTGATGAGATCGTGGAGATCCCACCAGAGCCCGTGCTCACGGAGAAAGAGGTCACCACGCCAATCGTGTCGGTCAAGAAGGGAGATGTCATTGGACTCAAGAGTGTTGGTCTTGGAAAGAGAAATGGTGAGACCATTGTGACTCTCGATTTTACTGCGCATGCAGGGGCTGAACCCGAGTATGACGCTGTTGAGATCAACGGGGAACCAAGCATCACTCAACGGATCGAGGGCGGAGTCCACGGGGATAACGGTACGATAGCAATGGCACTGAACATGATCCCGCTGGTCATCAGAGCCGCACCCGGTCTCTACACCATGAAGGATCTCCCGTGTCCCAGAAACACCGAACGACTCTGGCGCGATGAGTGA
- a CDS encoding aminotransferase class III-fold pyridoxal phosphate-dependent enzyme — MFEKFKKKTPKSKELFERAKRVFPGGVNHNIRTFGLDRVGIYPPFMAAGDGAYVWDVDGNRYVDWWMTHFSKILGHRRPGVINAVGEQLSRGIHLGTLNEAQVLFAERIQAAIPFMKKMRFCTTGSEATMYSSRLARLFTGRRLIAKARGGWHGGNDALGFHVQYPYSDDPFYNGVSFDYNDRESVDKVLREHGKEIAALIIEPVLGAGGGLAPEPDYLPYLREETEARDILLIFDEIITGFRLCYGSAGKGVFGVEPDLITLGKIAAGGMPLGAYGGREDIMDLARPGAKGGRWVGGGTFSSHPLTMVAGAAVMDALRDLMYSGLNDAGNALRERINKIFEDAKAPALATGTGSIIFITWLKHTIEKPFTSFKLNEATDHQKQNLFQALLMEQGVFGYHGLGALSFAHSKQDIEQTALAIEQVTETLTKE, encoded by the coding sequence ATGTTTGAGAAATTCAAGAAGAAGACGCCCAAGTCCAAGGAACTCTTTGAGCGTGCTAAACGAGTGTTTCCGGGTGGCGTGAACCATAATATCCGCACCTTTGGACTTGATCGGGTTGGGATCTACCCACCCTTCATGGCTGCCGGAGATGGGGCCTATGTCTGGGATGTTGATGGTAACAGGTATGTCGACTGGTGGATGACTCATTTTTCGAAGATCCTTGGACATCGCAGACCCGGTGTGATAAACGCTGTCGGCGAGCAGCTTTCAAGAGGCATCCATCTCGGCACCCTTAACGAGGCCCAAGTGCTCTTTGCAGAGAGGATACAGGCTGCGATCCCGTTCATGAAAAAGATGAGATTTTGCACAACTGGCAGCGAAGCGACCATGTACTCATCACGTCTAGCAAGACTCTTCACGGGGAGGCGGCTGATAGCAAAGGCGAGAGGCGGCTGGCATGGCGGCAATGATGCATTAGGGTTTCATGTGCAGTATCCCTATAGCGATGATCCGTTCTATAATGGGGTCTCATTCGATTACAATGACAGAGAGAGCGTCGATAAGGTTCTAAGAGAGCATGGGAAAGAGATCGCCGCGCTAATCATCGAACCAGTGCTTGGAGCAGGAGGCGGTCTCGCGCCGGAACCGGACTATCTCCCCTACCTGAGAGAAGAGACCGAGGCACGGGACATTCTCTTGATCTTTGACGAGATCATAACCGGCTTTCGACTCTGTTATGGCTCGGCGGGCAAAGGGGTCTTTGGAGTAGAACCGGATCTCATCACTCTTGGAAAGATCGCAGCCGGAGGCATGCCTCTTGGTGCCTACGGTGGGCGTGAAGACATCATGGACTTGGCCCGTCCCGGAGCCAAAGGCGGCCGCTGGGTCGGAGGCGGTACATTTTCCAGCCACCCTCTCACCATGGTCGCAGGGGCTGCCGTCATGGATGCCTTACGAGACCTCATGTATTCGGGTCTGAATGATGCAGGTAATGCTCTCCGTGAGCGCATCAACAAGATCTTCGAAGACGCAAAAGCACCAGCACTGGCAACTGGTACGGGGTCAATCATCTTCATCACGTGGCTCAAGCACACGATCGAGAAACCATTCACAAGCTTCAAACTCAATGAGGCCACCGACCATCAGAAACAGAATCTGTTCCAAGCTCTCCTGATGGAACAGGGAGTCTTCGGATATCATGGTCTCGGTGCGTTGTCTTTTGCTCACTCCAAGCAGGACATTGAACAAACGGCACTGGCGATCGAACAGGTCACGGAAACTCTCACCAAGGAATGA
- a CDS encoding histidine phosphatase family protein produces MNELVLVRHGEAEHLTKGIIGGWTDLPLTDRGRKQVEVTARRLKEILGDRIEIIYTSDLKRAYESAKIIRDELDVPLVVEPQLREMNMGVSQGKTREEAAKFWNPPSEPLLDYIPYPEAESWRMLRKRAALLMDRLDKKSEEVVLIVAHGNINATIIEWWFRPDKSALTYYRCHAASISWLGISDWGTRELRKLNETAHLAPMGLDDSVIGR; encoded by the coding sequence ATGAACGAGCTAGTTCTTGTGCGGCATGGAGAAGCGGAACACCTCACGAAAGGTATTATTGGTGGATGGACCGACCTACCATTAACAGATCGAGGAAGGAAACAAGTCGAGGTCACCGCCAGACGGCTCAAAGAGATACTTGGGGACAGGATTGAGATCATTTACACAAGTGATCTGAAACGGGCCTATGAATCTGCAAAGATTATTCGTGACGAACTCGATGTACCGCTTGTCGTGGAACCTCAGCTGAGGGAGATGAACATGGGCGTTTCACAAGGCAAGACCCGAGAAGAGGCTGCGAAATTTTGGAATCCTCCCTCTGAGCCTTTACTTGATTATATTCCATATCCCGAAGCAGAGAGCTGGCGAATGCTACGGAAGCGAGCTGCATTGCTGATGGACCGTCTAGACAAAAAATCTGAAGAAGTTGTTCTTATTGTCGCACATGGGAACATAAACGCAACAATCATCGAATGGTGGTTTCGACCTGATAAGTCTGCTCTGACCTATTATCGCTGTCATGCAGCCAGTATCTCGTGGTTAGGAATAAGTGATTGGGGAACTCGTGAATTGAGGAAGTTGAACGAAACCGCACATTTGGCACCTATGGGACTTGATGACTCTGTGATTGGCCGATAA
- a CDS encoding sulfite exporter TauE/SafE family protein, with amino-acid sequence MQFVMDPTLAITIIIFALLVGIIASMLGIGGGIINTPLLVIIFMFGPREASATALVAAFFVAISSSISYYRQKPRPTQYKAGLFLAMTTIPGSLTGVWLKGVITDDMLLRYIFAILLFPIALKMLNARRKGKTDMASQILSFDFDSLSRRRLGAALGGAFVGGVAAGLLGLGGGVIVVPVLSVIMALPMHAAVATSMFTMMFTTTAGTALNLYYGQVDILYGVLLGIGMIAGGQIGSKVACRIDAVRLKQIFGLVLVFPLIKMAKLGQMWLDPSGTSFLLATVGDIIIWLTIVIPTAIIRFVILRRNGKYIVTPTKAADD; translated from the coding sequence ATGCAATTTGTAATGGACCCCACCCTCGCAATTACAATTATTATTTTCGCACTACTTGTTGGAATCATAGCCTCGATGCTTGGGATAGGTGGTGGTATCATCAACACACCACTGCTTGTGATTATATTCATGTTTGGACCAAGAGAGGCCTCAGCCACTGCGCTTGTCGCTGCGTTCTTTGTAGCTATATCCAGCAGCATATCATATTATAGACAAAAACCGCGACCCACTCAATACAAGGCGGGTCTGTTTTTGGCAATGACAACAATTCCGGGATCTCTCACGGGAGTCTGGTTAAAGGGAGTCATCACGGACGACATGTTGTTACGGTACATCTTCGCTATCCTCCTCTTCCCCATAGCACTCAAGATGCTCAATGCCCGTCGCAAAGGAAAAACGGACATGGCCTCACAGATCCTCTCGTTTGACTTTGACTCACTCTCCAGAAGACGATTAGGCGCGGCGCTAGGCGGTGCATTTGTAGGAGGAGTAGCTGCAGGATTACTTGGTCTAGGGGGTGGCGTAATCGTCGTACCTGTGTTGAGTGTGATCATGGCACTACCAATGCATGCAGCAGTTGCAACCTCTATGTTTACAATGATGTTTACCACTACCGCAGGAACCGCACTGAATCTTTACTACGGACAGGTTGACATCCTCTATGGGGTTCTTCTGGGTATTGGGATGATTGCTGGTGGTCAGATCGGTTCGAAGGTAGCCTGCCGGATCGATGCGGTGCGTCTCAAACAGATCTTTGGACTTGTACTGGTCTTTCCACTGATCAAGATGGCAAAACTCGGACAGATGTGGCTCGATCCATCAGGGACCAGTTTTCTACTGGCAACAGTCGGCGACATCATAATCTGGCTGACTATTGTGATACCTACAGCAATCATCAGATTTGTTATTCTCAGGAGAAATGGCAAATACATAGTTACACCAACAAAAGCAGCGGATGATTAG
- a CDS encoding caspase family protein, translating to MNRKLVLLSACFLVMFATALLPNVVTAVPTNSVGQKTVTYQVTRTVESYVVESEHPYSNNFDYTWTITKTGASQIRVHFSKIDVENNYDFVYVYDYAGSQLHKLTGLYSDGGWSSWSNGDTIKVRLDTDYSVTKWGFAIDQIEYESGGGGGGGTGDHVLTSGETATGSLSAAGETEMWTIEVEANAESMHSVLTCGSADFDLYGRLGAEPTTSTYDWRGYTSGGEDVTYDNPGAGTWYIMVRDYSGSGSYELTVTITYGGGGGGGGGSGDGVVHRWAVIVGISDYKSISDLSYCDEDATDWYNYLTNVMGYDYVRVLGDTHSSNYPSYYALAKESNVKAALNWLGGADADDQVAFITSGHGSGDGQGSSYLCMWDCSSGEDNEDGNLYDTELAAIVGTWAADKIFIFVDHCYSGGLIPEIQALSNAAHVYMTTTCTDNGYGYDDSTHQNGAWTYYFLEYGLINHYGSSTSTLMEDCFDYAVAAYPHSGGDTPQEFDGNTSVGFTL from the coding sequence ATGAACCGTAAATTGGTCCTACTATCGGCCTGTTTTTTGGTGATGTTCGCCACTGCTCTGTTACCTAATGTTGTGACTGCAGTTCCGACAAATTCTGTCGGTCAAAAGACAGTGACATATCAAGTAACGCGAACAGTGGAATCATATGTGGTCGAGTCAGAACATCCTTACTCGAACAATTTTGATTATACTTGGACGATCACCAAGACAGGAGCCTCTCAGATACGCGTGCACTTTTCAAAGATTGATGTTGAAAACAACTACGATTTTGTCTACGTGTATGACTATGCTGGGAGTCAACTCCACAAACTCACTGGTCTCTATTCAGATGGTGGATGGTCTTCGTGGAGCAACGGCGACACGATCAAAGTCCGCTTGGACACGGATTACTCTGTGACCAAATGGGGTTTTGCAATCGACCAGATTGAATATGAAAGCGGCGGTGGCGGTGGCGGTGGCACTGGTGATCATGTGCTCACTAGTGGTGAGACCGCAACTGGAAGCCTTTCCGCTGCTGGAGAGACCGAGATGTGGACAATCGAGGTTGAAGCGAACGCTGAGAGCATGCATTCCGTGCTCACCTGTGGTTCTGCTGACTTCGATCTCTATGGAAGACTCGGTGCTGAACCAACTACTAGCACGTATGACTGGCGTGGGTACACGTCTGGTGGCGAGGATGTCACTTATGACAATCCTGGTGCCGGAACGTGGTACATCATGGTCCGCGACTACAGTGGCTCTGGTTCTTATGAGCTCACAGTCACGATCACCTATGGTGGTGGCGGTGGCGGTGGTGGCGGCAGCGGTGATGGGGTTGTTCACAGATGGGCAGTCATTGTTGGTATTAGTGATTACAAGTCGATTAGCGATCTCTCCTATTGTGATGAGGACGCGACTGACTGGTACAACTACCTGACAAATGTCATGGGCTACGACTATGTCCGTGTGCTCGGTGATACCCATTCATCGAATTACCCGTCATACTATGCATTGGCTAAGGAATCAAACGTCAAGGCCGCCTTGAACTGGCTTGGTGGTGCTGATGCCGACGATCAAGTTGCCTTCATCACATCTGGTCATGGTTCAGGTGATGGCCAAGGCTCTTCTTACCTGTGCATGTGGGACTGCAGCAGTGGTGAGGACAATGAGGACGGCAATCTGTATGATACAGAACTTGCTGCGATTGTTGGCACTTGGGCTGCTGACAAGATCTTCATCTTTGTGGATCATTGTTACAGTGGTGGTCTGATTCCTGAAATCCAGGCATTGTCAAATGCAGCTCACGTCTACATGACGACGACATGCACTGACAACGGCTACGGATATGATGACTCCACTCATCAGAATGGAGCATGGACCTACTACTTCTTGGAGTACGGTCTCATCAATCATTACGGCAGCAGCACAAGCACACTCATGGAGGACTGCTTCGACTATGCGGTAGCGGCATATCCACACAGTGGTGGTGACACTCCGCAAGAGTTCGATGGCAATACCAGTGTTGGATTCACACTGTAA